A single Paenibacillus kribbensis DNA region contains:
- a CDS encoding VOC family protein encodes MGRLVHFEIHVDDMERAKKFYGEVFGWTFEDWSDYAGTPYFGAVTGDANEPGINGALMQRQGASPQPSQAMNGYACTMGVEDYDSTETKILNLGGKLALPKHALPGMAWQGYYMDTEGNIFGIHQPDEHAK; translated from the coding sequence ATGGGCCGACTCGTTCATTTCGAAATTCATGTAGATGACATGGAACGTGCCAAGAAGTTTTATGGCGAGGTATTTGGATGGACATTTGAGGATTGGAGTGACTATGCTGGAACGCCTTATTTTGGAGCTGTGACAGGCGATGCAAATGAACCCGGAATCAACGGGGCTTTGATGCAGCGTCAAGGTGCTTCCCCCCAACCTAGTCAGGCTATGAATGGTTATGCATGCACTATGGGAGTGGAAGATTACGATTCTACTGAAACAAAAATTCTTAATCTTGGAGGCAAACTTGCACTGCCAAAGCATGCACTGCCTGGAATGGCGTGGCAAGGGTATTACATGGACACAGAAGGAAATATTTTTGGTATTCATCAGCCAGATGAGCATGCAAAATAG